In one Heterodontus francisci isolate sHetFra1 chromosome 16, sHetFra1.hap1, whole genome shotgun sequence genomic region, the following are encoded:
- the LOC137378164 gene encoding YTH domain-containing family protein 1-like isoform X1 — protein MSATSVDPQRAKGQENKVQNGSLHQKDTVHDNDFEPYLSSQSNQSNSYPSMTDPYLSSYYAPSIGFSYSLSEAAPWSTGGDPPIPYLTTYGQLSNGDHHFMHDAVFGQPGGLGSTPYLNQHRFNFFPENPGFSAWGTGGSQGQQTPSSAYGSSYSYPPSSLGGTIVDGQAGFPNDTLNKAPGMNSIEQGMVGLKIGAVTSSGVKTVGSVVSSLGMTNTAPGNGSTTGVSAPKPTSWAAIASKPAKPQPKLKPKTGAAVGGSTLPPPPIKHNMDIGTWDNKGPVPKAALPHQAPNTQAVPQQQLTQPPPTQQLQLPQQPYQNPQQPPQNRWIAPRNRGAAFGQNSGTGNENNSVGNVPVSSPPSNETHPVLEKLKAAYCYNPKDFDWNLKNGRVFIIKSYSEDDIHRSIKYSIWCSTEHGNKRLDSAYRSMAGKAPVYLLFSVNGSGHFCGVAEMKSAVDYGTCAGVWSQDKWKGKFDVKWIFVKDVPNNQLRHIRLENNDNKPVTNSRDTQEVPLEKAKQVLKIIATYKHTTSIFDDFSHYEKRQEEEEVVRKGWTLFLDILVIWTILIKDKVSLPVASHYLQGAPEPKQMIRKHLT, from the exons AGCAACAGCTATCCTTCAATGACTGATCCATATTTGTCAAGCTATTATGCCCCTTCCATTGGATTTTCCTATTCTCTTAGTGAAGCAGCACCATGGTCCACTGGcggtgatcctcctattccatattTAACAACCTATGGACAGCTGAGTAATGGAGACCATCATTTCATGCATGATGCTGTGTTTGGCCAGCCTGGGGGACTAGGGAGCACCCCATATTTAAACCAACATAGATTCAACTTTTTTCCTGAAAATCCAGGGTTTTCTGCATGGGGAACTGGTGGATCTCAGGGACAACAAACACCGAGCTCAGCATATGGCAGTAGCTACAGTTACCCACCTAGCTCTTTGGGAGGAACAATAGTAGATGGACAGGCAGGGTTTCCCAATGATACCTTGAATAAGGCACCAGGCATGAATAGCATTGAACAGGGGATGGTTGGACTAAAGATTGGAGCTGTGACATCATCAGGTGTAAAGACAGTAGGGTCTGTGGTAAGCAGTCTGGGTATGACCAATACAGCACCTGGAAATGGCTCAACAACTGGTGTATCTGCTCCAAAGCCAACATCATGGGCTGCCATTGCAAGTAAACCAGCCAAGCCTCAACCAAAACTAAAACCAAAGACTGGAGCAGCAGTAGGAGGTTCTACATTGCCCCCCCCTCCCATAAAACACAATATGGACATTGGTACATGGGACAATAAAGGACCTGTACCAAAAGCTGctctaccccatcaagcccctaATACTCAGGCAGTTCCTCAGCAGCAGTTGACTCAGCCCCCTCCAACTCAGCAGTTACAACTTCCACAGCAACCTTACCAGAATCCTCAGCAACCCCCACAGAACCGTTGGATAGCCCCTCGCAATAGAGGGGCAGCATTTGGTCAAAATAGTGGAACTGGTAATGAAAACAACTCTGTGGGTAATGTACCAGTTAGCTCTCCACCAAGCAATGAGACTCATCCCGTTCTTGAAAAATTGAAGGCTGCTTACTGCTACAACCCAAAAGACTTTGACTGGAATCTTAAAAATGGCCGAGTGTTTATTATCAAGAGCTACTCTGAGGATGATATCCATCGCTCTATCAAGTACTCCATTTGGTGCAGTACTGAACATGGCAACAAACGCTTGGACAGTGCTTATCGCTCAATGGCTGGAAAAGCTCCTGTTTACTTACTATTCAGTGTGAATGGCAGTGGACACTTTTGTGGAGTGGCGGAAATGAAATCGGCAGTGGACTATGGTACATGTGCCGGGGTTTGGTCACAGGACAAGTGGAAAGGCAAATTTGATGTAAAGTGGATCTTTGTAAAGGACGTGCCTAATAACCAGCTGAGGCATATCCGTTTGGAAAACAATGATAATAAACCTGTCACTAACTCTCGGGACACGCAGGAGGTTCCTTTAGAGAAAGCCAAGCAAGTGCTCAAAATTATTGCTACTTACAAGCATACCACCTCAATTTTTGATGACTTTTCACATTACGAAAAGCGTCAGGAAGAAGAGGAAGTTGTACGTAAG GGATGGACATTGTTTCTGGATATACTGGTGATATGGACCATCCTGATTAAG GACAAAGTTTCTCTGCCAGTGGCTTCTCATTATTTGCAAG GAGCGCCTGAACCGAAACAAATGATAAGAAAACATTTGACttga
- the LOC137378164 gene encoding YTH domain-containing family protein 1-like isoform X2, translating to MSATSVDPQRAKGQENKVQNGSLHQKDTVHDNDFEPYLSSQSNQSNSYPSMTDPYLSSYYAPSIGFSYSLSEAAPWSTGGDPPIPYLTTYGQLSNGDHHFMHDAVFGQPGGLGSTPYLNQHRFNFFPENPGFSAWGTGGSQGQQTPSSAYGSSYSYPPSSLGGTIVDGQAGFPNDTLNKAPGMNSIEQGMVGLKIGAVTSSGVKTVGSVVSSLGMTNTAPGNGSTTGVSAPKPTSWAAIASKPAKPQPKLKPKTGAAVGGSTLPPPPIKHNMDIGTWDNKGPVPKAALPHQAPNTQAVPQQQLTQPPPTQQLQLPQQPYQNPQQPPQNRWIAPRNRGAAFGQNSGTGNENNSVGNVPVSSPPSNETHPVLEKLKAAYCYNPKDFDWNLKNGRVFIIKSYSEDDIHRSIKYSIWCSTEHGNKRLDSAYRSMAGKAPVYLLFSVNGSGHFCGVAEMKSAVDYGTCAGVWSQDKWKGKFDVKWIFVKDVPNNQLRHIRLENNDNKPVTNSRDTQEVPLEKAKQVLKIIATYKHTTSIFDDFSHYEKRQEEEEVVRKDKVSLPVASHYLQGAPEPKQMIRKHLT from the exons AGCAACAGCTATCCTTCAATGACTGATCCATATTTGTCAAGCTATTATGCCCCTTCCATTGGATTTTCCTATTCTCTTAGTGAAGCAGCACCATGGTCCACTGGcggtgatcctcctattccatattTAACAACCTATGGACAGCTGAGTAATGGAGACCATCATTTCATGCATGATGCTGTGTTTGGCCAGCCTGGGGGACTAGGGAGCACCCCATATTTAAACCAACATAGATTCAACTTTTTTCCTGAAAATCCAGGGTTTTCTGCATGGGGAACTGGTGGATCTCAGGGACAACAAACACCGAGCTCAGCATATGGCAGTAGCTACAGTTACCCACCTAGCTCTTTGGGAGGAACAATAGTAGATGGACAGGCAGGGTTTCCCAATGATACCTTGAATAAGGCACCAGGCATGAATAGCATTGAACAGGGGATGGTTGGACTAAAGATTGGAGCTGTGACATCATCAGGTGTAAAGACAGTAGGGTCTGTGGTAAGCAGTCTGGGTATGACCAATACAGCACCTGGAAATGGCTCAACAACTGGTGTATCTGCTCCAAAGCCAACATCATGGGCTGCCATTGCAAGTAAACCAGCCAAGCCTCAACCAAAACTAAAACCAAAGACTGGAGCAGCAGTAGGAGGTTCTACATTGCCCCCCCCTCCCATAAAACACAATATGGACATTGGTACATGGGACAATAAAGGACCTGTACCAAAAGCTGctctaccccatcaagcccctaATACTCAGGCAGTTCCTCAGCAGCAGTTGACTCAGCCCCCTCCAACTCAGCAGTTACAACTTCCACAGCAACCTTACCAGAATCCTCAGCAACCCCCACAGAACCGTTGGATAGCCCCTCGCAATAGAGGGGCAGCATTTGGTCAAAATAGTGGAACTGGTAATGAAAACAACTCTGTGGGTAATGTACCAGTTAGCTCTCCACCAAGCAATGAGACTCATCCCGTTCTTGAAAAATTGAAGGCTGCTTACTGCTACAACCCAAAAGACTTTGACTGGAATCTTAAAAATGGCCGAGTGTTTATTATCAAGAGCTACTCTGAGGATGATATCCATCGCTCTATCAAGTACTCCATTTGGTGCAGTACTGAACATGGCAACAAACGCTTGGACAGTGCTTATCGCTCAATGGCTGGAAAAGCTCCTGTTTACTTACTATTCAGTGTGAATGGCAGTGGACACTTTTGTGGAGTGGCGGAAATGAAATCGGCAGTGGACTATGGTACATGTGCCGGGGTTTGGTCACAGGACAAGTGGAAAGGCAAATTTGATGTAAAGTGGATCTTTGTAAAGGACGTGCCTAATAACCAGCTGAGGCATATCCGTTTGGAAAACAATGATAATAAACCTGTCACTAACTCTCGGGACACGCAGGAGGTTCCTTTAGAGAAAGCCAAGCAAGTGCTCAAAATTATTGCTACTTACAAGCATACCACCTCAATTTTTGATGACTTTTCACATTACGAAAAGCGTCAGGAAGAAGAGGAAGTTGTACGTAAG GACAAAGTTTCTCTGCCAGTGGCTTCTCATTATTTGCAAG GAGCGCCTGAACCGAAACAAATGATAAGAAAACATTTGACttga
- the LOC137378164 gene encoding YTH domain-containing family protein 1-like isoform X3, giving the protein MSATSVDPQRAKGQENKVQNGSLHQKDTVHDNDFEPYLSSQSNQSNSYPSMTDPYLSSYYAPSIGFSYSLSEAAPWSTGGDPPIPYLTTYGQLSNGDHHFMHDAVFGQPGGLGSTPYLNQHRFNFFPENPGFSAWGTGGSQGQQTPSSAYGSSYSYPPSSLGGTIVDGQAGFPNDTLNKAPGMNSIEQGMVGLKIGAVTSSGVKTVGSVVSSLGMTNTAPGNGSTTGVSAPKPTSWAAIASKPAKPQPKLKPKTGAAVGGSTLPPPPIKHNMDIGTWDNKGPVPKAALPHQAPNTQAVPQQQLTQPPPTQQLQLPQQPYQNPQQPPQNRWIAPRNRGAAFGQNSGTGNENNSVGNVPVSSPPSNETHPVLEKLKAAYCYNPKDFDWNLKNGRVFIIKSYSEDDIHRSIKYSIWCSTEHGNKRLDSAYRSMAGKAPVYLLFSVNGSGHFCGVAEMKSAVDYGTCAGVWSQDKWKGKFDVKWIFVKDVPNNQLRHIRLENNDNKPVTNSRDTQEVPLEKAKQVLKIIATYKHTTSIFDDFSHYEKRQEEEEVVRKERLNRNK; this is encoded by the exons AGCAACAGCTATCCTTCAATGACTGATCCATATTTGTCAAGCTATTATGCCCCTTCCATTGGATTTTCCTATTCTCTTAGTGAAGCAGCACCATGGTCCACTGGcggtgatcctcctattccatattTAACAACCTATGGACAGCTGAGTAATGGAGACCATCATTTCATGCATGATGCTGTGTTTGGCCAGCCTGGGGGACTAGGGAGCACCCCATATTTAAACCAACATAGATTCAACTTTTTTCCTGAAAATCCAGGGTTTTCTGCATGGGGAACTGGTGGATCTCAGGGACAACAAACACCGAGCTCAGCATATGGCAGTAGCTACAGTTACCCACCTAGCTCTTTGGGAGGAACAATAGTAGATGGACAGGCAGGGTTTCCCAATGATACCTTGAATAAGGCACCAGGCATGAATAGCATTGAACAGGGGATGGTTGGACTAAAGATTGGAGCTGTGACATCATCAGGTGTAAAGACAGTAGGGTCTGTGGTAAGCAGTCTGGGTATGACCAATACAGCACCTGGAAATGGCTCAACAACTGGTGTATCTGCTCCAAAGCCAACATCATGGGCTGCCATTGCAAGTAAACCAGCCAAGCCTCAACCAAAACTAAAACCAAAGACTGGAGCAGCAGTAGGAGGTTCTACATTGCCCCCCCCTCCCATAAAACACAATATGGACATTGGTACATGGGACAATAAAGGACCTGTACCAAAAGCTGctctaccccatcaagcccctaATACTCAGGCAGTTCCTCAGCAGCAGTTGACTCAGCCCCCTCCAACTCAGCAGTTACAACTTCCACAGCAACCTTACCAGAATCCTCAGCAACCCCCACAGAACCGTTGGATAGCCCCTCGCAATAGAGGGGCAGCATTTGGTCAAAATAGTGGAACTGGTAATGAAAACAACTCTGTGGGTAATGTACCAGTTAGCTCTCCACCAAGCAATGAGACTCATCCCGTTCTTGAAAAATTGAAGGCTGCTTACTGCTACAACCCAAAAGACTTTGACTGGAATCTTAAAAATGGCCGAGTGTTTATTATCAAGAGCTACTCTGAGGATGATATCCATCGCTCTATCAAGTACTCCATTTGGTGCAGTACTGAACATGGCAACAAACGCTTGGACAGTGCTTATCGCTCAATGGCTGGAAAAGCTCCTGTTTACTTACTATTCAGTGTGAATGGCAGTGGACACTTTTGTGGAGTGGCGGAAATGAAATCGGCAGTGGACTATGGTACATGTGCCGGGGTTTGGTCACAGGACAAGTGGAAAGGCAAATTTGATGTAAAGTGGATCTTTGTAAAGGACGTGCCTAATAACCAGCTGAGGCATATCCGTTTGGAAAACAATGATAATAAACCTGTCACTAACTCTCGGGACACGCAGGAGGTTCCTTTAGAGAAAGCCAAGCAAGTGCTCAAAATTATTGCTACTTACAAGCATACCACCTCAATTTTTGATGACTTTTCACATTACGAAAAGCGTCAGGAAGAAGAGGAAGTTGTACGTAAG GAGCGCCTGAACCGAAACAAATGA